Part of the Roseomonas sp. OT10 genome, ATGCCGGTGACGCCATGCGCCAGCACCACGCCCCAGAAGCGGTCCAGCAGCCCGACCCAGGCGAAGGTCCGGTACAGGCCCACGGCATAGACGATGGACGGGATGATGAGGGGCAGCAGCATCAGCGCCCGGATCAGCTCCGTGCTGCGCCGCGACAGCCGCCAGCAGCCGATGGCGCAGAGCGTGCCCGCCGCCACCGCCAGCACCGTGGAGGCGACGGCGATCGCGAAGGACTGCCCGATGGCCGAGCGCCACATCGGGCTCTCCAGCAGGCTGGCATAGTGCTGCAGCGACAGCCCGTCATGCGGCAGGGAGAGGAAGCGCCGATCGGTCAGCGAGACGGGGATGATGATGCTGACCGGCAGGATCAGGTAGATCGCGGTCAGCCAGGCGAGGGAGGAGTTCAGCCAGCCGGGGCGGTAGCCGTGCATCGCCTCAGCCCCCCGAGCCGAACAGGCGGCGGAGGTCCACCACCCGCGAGAAGACGGCGAGCACGGTCAGGATCGCGGCCACCAGCACGGTCGCCATCATGGCCCCCAGCCCCCAACGGATCAGGTCGGTGATCTGGAGCTTGATCCACTCCGCGACCATCAGCGTCTTGCCGCCGCCCAGCAGCGCGGGGGTGATGTAGAAGCCCAGCGAGAAGATGAAGACCAGCACCCCGGCCGCGATGACCCCGGGCAGGGAGAGCGGCAGGAAGACGCGCAGGAAGCTCTCCGTGCGCGTGGCGCCCAGGCCGCGGGCGGCCGCCAGCACGCGCCGGTCGACCTCGCCCATGCTGGCCAGCATCGGCAGCACCGCATAGGGCACCATGGCGTGGACCATGCCGATGACGATGCCCAGCTCGTTCCACACCAGGGCGAGCGGCTGGTCGATGACGCCCATCGCCATCAGCCCCTCGTTCACCAGCCCCTGGCGGCGCAGCAGCGTCACCCAGGCGAAGGCGCGGACCAGCACGCTGATCCACAGCGGCACCAGCACGGCGAGCAGCCACCAGCGCCGCGCCACCGGACCGGACATGGTGACCTTGTAGGCGAGCGCATAGCCGAGCAGCAGCGACAGCACGGTGGTGATCAGGCCGATGCGCAGCGTGGTGACGATCACCCGCTGCACGCTCTCGCTGGTCAGCAGGCGTTCGTAGTTGGCGAGGCCCGGCTGCGGCTCGGTGACGCTGATGACCAGCACCTGCGCGATGGGTGCGACGTAGAGCAGCGTCATCAGCAGGAAGGCCGGCAGGATCAGCAGCCACCAGCCGCCGTCGCGCCCGAAGGTCCCGCCCGCGCCCCGGGCGGGCGCCGCTGCCTCGGCCGGCAGGGTGGCGGCGCGGCTCAAGCGGAATCGTCCCGCACGGCGATGGCCGCCTCGCGCGACCAGCCGAGGCGCAGCGGCAGGCCCTCGCTGGGGGCGAAGGGCGCGCGCCAGGAGGGGACGGCGACGCGCAGCTCGCCCAGATCGGCGGTCCGCACGCCGAGCGAGAAGCCGGCGCCGAGATAGGACCAGCTCGTGACCTGGCCCTCCACCACATTGTCCTCGGTCGCGCCGTCGGGCAGGACGGCGATCTTCTCCGGCCGCAGGGAGAGCAGCGCCGTCTCGCCCGGCCGCGCCTCGCCGAGCGCCAGCACGCGCGTGCCGCCGACGCGCAGCGCCACGGTGCCGGCCTCCGCCGCCTCCACCGTGCCGGTGAGGAAGTTCGACTTGCCCAGGAAGTCCGCCACGAAGCGCGTCGCCGGGCGCTCGTACAGCGCCCCCGGCGCGCCCTGCTGCACCAGGTGGCCATGGTTCAGGATGGCGATGGTGTCCGACAGGGACAGAGCCTCCTCCTGGTCGTGGGTCACGTTGATGAAGGTGCGCCCCACCCGGCGATGCAGCGCCTTCAGCTCGTCCTGGAGCTCCGCGCGCAGCTTCTTGTCGAGCGCGGAGAGCGGCTCGTCCAGCAACAGCAGCGCCGGGTCGAAGACCAGCGCGCGCGCCAGCGCCACGCGCTGCTGCTGCCCGCCTGAAAGCTGCGACGGGCGGCGCTCCGCGAAGCGGCCAAGCTGCACGAGGTCGAGCGCCGCGCGCACCTTGGCGTCGCGCTCCGCCCGGCCCAGCCGGCGCACGAGCAGCGGGAAGGCGACGTTCTCCGCCACGGTCATGTGCGGGAACAGGGCATAGCCCTGGAAGACCATGCCGAAGTCGCGCTTCTCCGGCGGCAGGCCAGTGATGTCCTGGCCGTCGAGCACGATCCGCCCCTCGGTCGGCTCCACGAATCCGGCGATCATCATCAGGATGGTCGTCTTGCCGGAGCCCGAGGGGCCGAGCAGCGTCAGGAACTGCCCCCGCGCTACCTCCAGCGAGACGTCCTGCACCGCGACGAAGTCGCCGTAGCGCCGGGTCAGCCGCTGCAACGACAGGGCGTGCGCGGCGGGCGGCGCCTTCAGCGCGGCGCTCATTCCCGGTACTCCGGCTGCTCGCGGTCCATCTTGCGCTTCAGCGCCTGCCAGACCAGCCAGCCCTTGACCGGGCTGTCGGGGGATTGCGCCCGGGTGCGCTCCACCACCTCCTCCGGCGGCAGGGAGAGCGGCGCGCCGGTGGACTGGGCGGACACCTGGATGCGGCAGGCCTGCTCCAGGTACCAGAGCCAGTAGAAGGCCTCCGCCACCGTGCGGCCGGTGGTCAGCAGCCCGTGGTTGCGCAGGATCAGGCAGGGCTTCTCGCCGACGTCGCGCACGATGCGCTGCCGTTCGGAGAGGTTGTCGTCCGCCGCGATGCCCTCGTACTCGTGGACGGCGACGCGGCCATGCAGCTCCATATTCATCTGGTTCAGCGGCAGGATGCCGTCCGCCTGCGCCGCCACCGTCATCCCCGCGAGGGTGTGAGTGTGCATCACGCACTGCGCCCGCTCGCTGCCCATGTGCAGGGCGGAGTGGATGACGAAGCCCGCCGGGTTCACCGGCCAGCTCGTCTCCTGCGCCGGCTCCCCCTCCGCATCCACCAGCACGAGGGAGGAGGCGGTGATCTCCTCGAAGAGCAGCCCGTAGGGATTCACCAGGAAGCGGTGGGAGCTGTCCCCCTCTGGTCCCGGCACGCGCACGGACAGGTGGGTGTAGACCATGTCCGTCATGCCGAAATGCGCGATCAGCCGGTAGGCGCAGGCGAGGTCCTCGCGCAGCTCCCGCTCGGTCGGGATGCGGTCCGGGTCGGGGCGGCGCGGGGGAGAGGGCAGCGGCATCAGTAGCCTCGCGACGGGTCGTAGAGGTTGGGCAGGGGCCGGCCGGATTCGTGCGCGGCGATCGCCTCGGCCACGTAGCGGGCGCGCTCCGCGCGGTTGGCGAGCGAGGCGACGTGGGGCGTCACCGTCACCTTCGGATGGCGCCAGAGCGGGCTGTCGGCCGGTAGCGGCTCCTCCTCGAAGACGTCGAGCAGCGCCTCCTCCACCTGGCCGGAATCCAGCGCCGCCAGCAGGTCGGGCACCACGAGGTGGCTGCCGCGCCCGACATTCACCACCTGCGCGCCCCTCGGCAGCTTCGCGAACAGCGCCGCATCCAGCAGCCCCGCCGTCTCCGGCGTGGAGGGCAGCAGGCAGACGAGCAGGTCCGTGCGCGCCAGGAAGGCATCCAGCTCCGCCGCCCCGGCGAAGGATTCGACGCCCGGAACCTCCTTGCGGCCGCGCGACCAGCCGGCGACGGGGAAGCCCAGCGCCATCAGCATGCGCGACGCGGCGGCGCCGAGATTGCCCATGCCCATGATGCCCACCCGCGTCTCGCGCGCCGTGCGCTTCGGGTGGAAGTGCGACCACCGCGCCTCCGCCTGGGCGAGGGCGAAGCGGCGCGCCCCGCGCAGCAGCGACAGGCAGGACCAGGCGACGAACTCGCCCATGCGCTGCTCCGTCTCGGCACCCCCCATCCGCACCAGCGGGAGGTGGGAGGGCCAGTCCGGATCGCGCACGATGTTGTCCACCCCCGCGGCGGAGGAGAAGACCACGCGCAGGTTCGGGAAGCGCCGCAGCCGCCCCGGCTCCGGGTCCCAGACCATGACATAGGAGACGTCCTCCGGCGCCACCTCCGGGTCGTCCCACCAGCGCACGTCGAGGCGCGGATCGGCGGCCTGGAAATCCTCGCGCCAGCCCGGGACCAGCGCCTCGCCGCCCGACTTCACCAGCAGGATCACGCGCTCAGCCCGTCACCATGTCGAGGAATTCCTGGTTCAGATTCTGGTAGTTCTTGCCCCACCAATCGCCGTCCATGACGAACTGCTTCGCCGCGTTCTCGGGATCGGTCGGGTTGAAGCGCTTGAACTCGGCGGGCACGAAGGCGGCGGCGCGCGGGTTGGTCGGGCCGTTGCCCAGGAACTGCAACAGGCCGGCCTGCGGCTCCGGGTTGTGCAGCATCGAGGCCAGCAGCCTCTGCGCCATCTCGCCGCCGGGATTGCCGCGCGGGCTGACGAAGATGCCCGCCTGCAGCATGCCCTGGTTCCAGATGAACTTCAGCTTCCCCTTGGTCTCCTCCTCCAGCACCTTGGCGCGGGTGTGCCAGATCAGCCCCATCACCGCCTCGCCGGTGCGCATGTACTGCTCCGATTCGGAACCGCTGTTCCAGTAGACGCAGTTGCGCCGCAGCTCGGCGGCGCGCTTCAGCGCGGCCTTGGCGTCGAGCGGGTACATGGTCTTCGGATCGGCGCCCATCGACACGGCGGCGGCATCGAGCGAGGTCAGCGCGTCGCGCCGCATCAGCCGCGTGCCGGGGAACTTGCGCAGGTCCCAGAAATCCTTCCAGCCGGTCGGCGCCTCGGGGAACTTGCTGCTGTCGTAGACGAGCACGGAGGAGAAGGAATAGGGTGCGGCGCCGTATTCCAGAGCGAAGGAGGGGTCGAGCACGTCCTCCTTCTTCACGATGGAATAGTCGATCTTGTTGACCGCGTTCAGCCCGCCCAACAGGATCGAGGAGGAGGTGGAGCTGTCGCACAGGTCCCAGGTGACGCGCCCGCTCTCCACCATCGAGCGGATCTTGCCCGCCGAGGGTCCGCTGCTGTCGGTGGCCACCTTCCAGCCCGGATTCGCGGCGGCGAAGGGCTCGCCATAGAAGCGGCCGAAGCCCTGATTGGCGATGCCGCCCCAGTTGACGATCACCAGCTCCTTCGCCGCCTGCGCCTGTGCGCCACCGGCCGCCAGCGCGCCCGCGCCGACGCCCAGCGCCGCAAGGCCGCGCAGCAGCGTGCGGCGGTCCACCCGGCCGCGACGATACTGCTGCCAGGCGAGTTCGATGCAATCCTGCTGGAAGCTCTGCGTCATGTCGTCCCCGGACCCTTGCCATGCATCGGTCTCGGCGCAACCGTATGGCCCGCCGCGCCGCGAGGGGCGCAAGCACATTCCATACCGCCCGGGGGTCCCCTGTCCATGTCCCAAGCGGCCGCATCCCGGCACCCCCTCTTCGCGCCCGGCTTCCAGGCGAAGCCCTGGTGGTGGGAGGCGGCCGAACCGCCGGACCGGGACACGCCCCTGCCCGACCGGGCGGAGGTCGCCATCGTCGGCGGGGGCTATGCCGGGCTCTCGGCGGCGCTGACGCTCGCGCGGCTGGGGCATCGGCCTGTCGTGCTGGATGCGGAACGGATCGGCTGGGGCGCCTCCTCCCGCAATGGCGGCATGGTTTCCGGCGGGCTGAAGGTGGCCTCCGGGGCGCTGGAGAAGACCCATGGCAGGGAGGGGGCGCGGGCCATCGCCGGGGCGGCCGCGGCGTCCTTCCCCTTCATCGAGGATCTGATCGCCCGCGAATCGATCGATTGCGACTATGTCCGCTGCGGCCGCTTCGTGCCCGCCTGGACGCCGCGGCACTACGACGCGCTGGCCGCCAAGGTGGAGTTCATCGCCGAGGTCACCGGCCTGCCCGCCCGCATGCTGCCGCGCGGGCAGCAGCGCGAGGCGCTGGGCAGCGACCACTACCGCGGCGGCATGATCGCCGAGGCGGGCGGCAGCCTGCATCCCGGCAAGTATGCGCGCGGCCTCGCCGCCGCCGCCGAACGGGCCGGCGCGGTGCTGGTGGACGGGGTGCGGGTGAAGGGCATCGCGGCCGAGGGCGCTGGGCATCGCATCGAGACCGGCCAGGGCGCGCTGCGCGCCGACGCGGTGCTGGTCGCCACCAACGGCTACTCGCTAGGCCCGGACGGAGGCAGCGCCATGCCCTGGCTGGCGCGGCGGATGATCCCGGTCGGCAGCTACATCATCGCCACCGAGGAGCTGCCGGAGGCGACCATCGAGCGGCTCTTCCCCGGCCGGCGGACGATCAGCGACACCAAGCGGGTGCTGAACTACTTCCGCCCCAGCCCGGACGGGAGGCGCGTGCTGTGGGGCGGGCGCGCCAGCTTCGGCCCGACCGCGCCGGAGACCGCGGCCCCCGTGCTGCACCGCTTCATGACGGAGGTCTTCCCGGAGCTGAAGGACCTCCGCATCACCCATGCCTGGACGGGCAACGTCGCCTTCACCTTCGACTTCCTGCCGCATGTCGGGGTGCAGGACGGCATCCACTATGCCGCCGGCTGCCAGGGCTCCGGCGTCGCCATGGCGAGCTGGCTGGGCCACCGCGCGGCCCTGCGCATCGCCGGCGCCGACAACGAGGGCTTCGCGCTCGCCGACCTGCCCTTCCCCACCCTGCCGACCTATGACGGCCGCCCCTGGTTCCTGCCCGCCGTGGGCTCCTGGTACCGGCTGCGCGACCGTATCGACCGGATCGCCGCATGAACCCCGACCTCATCCTGCTCAATGGCCGTGTCGCCACCATGACGGCGGCGGGCGACTGCACCGCCTTCGCCGTGCTGGGCGGGCGGATCGTGGCCACCGGCGACGACGCGGCGATGCGCGCGCTCGCCGGGCCGGGCACCCGCATCGAGGATGCGGAAGGCCGCCGCGTCATCCCCGGCATCGTGGACAGCCACGCCCATCCGGACACCTACGCCGTGCGCCGGCGCAACTGGCTGCTGGTCTCGCCCGAGGAGGTGCGCTCGCGCGGCGCGCTGCTGGACACCATCCGCCGCCGCTGCGCCGAGCTGCCGCCCGGCCGCTGGGCGGGCTTCCACCGCTTCAACGAGCGCGCCAGCGGCGGCTATCCCACGCGGGACGAGCTGGACGCGGCCTCCGGCGGGCGGCCGGTCTTCATCCTGCGCACCGACGCGCATATGGGCCTGGCCAACCGCGCCGCCTTCGCCGCCTGCGCCATCCCGGACGACGCGCCCGACCCGCCCTTCGGCCGCTTCGATCGCGGCCGCGACGGCGCCTTCACCGGTCTGGTGCAGGAGACGGCGGCGCATCTCTTCCTCGACGCGATCAACGCCCAGGTGGGCGAGGCGGACATCGCCGAGGGAATGGAGACCGTGCAGGACGAATGCCTGGCGCACGGCATCACCTCCGTCGCCAACAGCCTCTGCCCCTCCGTCGCGATCCGCGCCTACCAGCGCATGCGGCGCGAGGATCGCTGGCGCATGCGCATGGGCATCATCGCCTCCGGCCGCGAGCGCGGGCTGGTCGAGCATTTGATCGGCACCGGGCTGCAATCCGGCTTCGGCGACGCGACGCTGCGGCTGGTCGGTGTGGAGTGGTGCCCCGACTGCTCCACCAGCGGCCGCACCGCCGCCTATTGGGAGCCCTACATCGGCACGCCGAACCAGGGCGAGCCGGTGCCCAACACGGGCATGCTGCTCTACGACAAGGACGACCTGACCGCGCGCGCCACCGCCGCCCATGCCGCCGGCTTGCAGGTGCTGATCGAAGGCGTGGGCGACCGCGGCATCGACTTCGCGCTCGACGTGATGGAGGCGGCCCTCGCCGCGCATCCCCGCGACGACCACCGCATGCGGGTGGAGCACTGCTGCCACGTCACCCCGCCGATCCTGGCGCGCCTCAAGCGCGGCGGCTTCGTGGACAGCAGCGCCACGGGCTTCATGGACGAGTTGGGCGAGGCCTATGTCGCCAATCGCGGCCAGGCGGCGATGCGCCACATGTGGCCGCACCGGTCGCTGATCGACGCAGGCGTGCCGGCGCCGGGGCATTCGGACTTCGCCGTCTGCCGGGTGAACCCCTTCACCGCGCTCGGCGCGATGGTGACGCGGCGGACCGCCGGCGGCGCCGACCTCGACGCGCGGGAGGCCGTCACCCCGCGCGAGGCGCTGGCCGCCTACACCACGCTGGGCGCCTGGTGCCAGCGCGAGGAGGCGGAGAAGGGCGCGCTGGCCCCGGGCATGCTGGCCGACTTCGCCATCCTGGACACGGACATCCTGGAGTGCGACCCGGCGGCGATCCGGGAGACGCGGGTGCTGGCCACCTTCGTCGGCGGCGAGGCGCGGCACCGCGCGGGGTGAGGCCACGTCACGGCCGCGGTCCGGATGCGGCCGCCCGGCGGCACCGGGCCCGCTTGCCGGCGGGCGGTGCAACCCCTACGCCCGTCCGGACGCCCCGGATGAGGACCGCTGCCGTGACCAAGGAAGAGCTGACCGCCTGGGCGCTGTCCCAGGGCTGGCGCATGATCGCCGGCCATCCCAGCCTGACCAGGCCGGGCGCGCCGAAGGACCCGATCGTGCGCCTCGTGCTGAAGGCCACGGTGGTCAATCTGGAGGTGCGCAAGCCCGCTGGGAAATGGGAGAAGGTCGGCGGCGAGAGCTATGCCAGGGTGCTGGCCGGCGAGGAGGATGCACCCCCGCGCGGCCTGGGCTTCGAGAAGGTCCCGAGCATCTCCGCGCTGATGCAGGCGAACCGCGACCAGATGGTCTTCGCCCGGATGGGTGGGGGCTGATCCTCCCACGGAGCGGGCGGCCTGCCCCGCACGGGGCGCCGGGAGTGCCTCGCCGCCATGACTCCCCCAGATGTGATTCGATGCCGCTTCCTGATTCCCGGATCGGTACTAAAATGAACTGGCCAGGAAGCTCGGTAAGAGGGTTCGACCAATGGCGTTGCACGTCACGCGGGCGATCATGGTCAATACTGCCACCCCCTGCCGGCCCTGGCCTCGTGCCCGTCATGATGGACAGGCCGATGTCGTGAGTTGTGCTGCCCGGCCCGAGAAGGTCCCACCGCAGGACAACTAGGCTCGCGGGCCGCGTCGCCTTCCAGACACCTTCGTCACCCGGCCCCACCGTGGCGCGTCGGCGCAGGGAGATGGCGTCCCGTCTTCACCTCTTCACAGCAGCAAGGGCGAGATCCGATGACTGAGAAAGCCATCGTTGCGATCTTCGGCAACGAGAACGCCGCCTATGACGCAGCCTATGCACTGATGCACTGAAGGATGCAGAGGGAGACGATGCCGGCTTCAAGGTCGAAGCGGGCGTCCTGGTCGCCAAGGACGAGAAGGGCAACGTCCGCGTCCTCGACGGGAAGGACCGGCCGCTCTGGGGCACGCTCACCGGTACGGTCGTCGGCGGATTGCTCGGGCTGATCGGCGGGCCGGCGGGCGTGGCGGCCGGTGCGGTCATCGGCGCGACCGCGGGCCTCGGGGGCGATGCCGTCAGCGGCGCGGTGGACGAAGACTTCGCCAGCGAGGTCACGGCCGACCTCAACCCCGGCACCGCGGGCATCATCCTGGAAGTCGACGAGGTGAGCATGGCGCCGATCGACGCCATCGTCGCCCGCTTCCACGGACGGGTGCACCGGCGTGTCATCGAGTAGCGGAGCGGCACCGGACGGCAGGCATCCGGCCTGACAGGCGGGCGTCCTTCGATCCGCCCGAACGTCCATGGCCCCCGGCGGGTGGCCATGGCTGTGGCTCTATAACCTGGACGCGCATCGGCGCGCCCACGCCCTTGGTGCAGGGCCGCCGGCCTGCGGGCCGAAGCGGCCGCTCAGCGCCGATGGGCCGGGCTGGGCCACCCGCGGAAGCGGCGCAGCCCGTTCCGCGATCCGGAGCGCCGGGCCGCCCCCGGAGGCGGGCGCAACCGGCGGAAGGCGGCGGGCCCCACCCGCCCGCAGGGGTTCACGGCCCACTGCCGAGAGACGGACATCCTGGAGTGCGATCCTGCGGCGATCCGGGAGACCCCGGCGCTGGCTGCCTTCGTGGGCGGCGGTGCTCCGGCCAACCGCCCTCAGGTCCCCCGGACGACCGGCGTCCTGCGATCCATGACGGTGCGGCCGAAAAGGCTGGAGACGAGGTCCACCAG contains:
- a CDS encoding DUF1269 domain-containing protein, whose translation is MVAKDEKGNVRVLDGKDRPLWGTLTGTVVGGLLGLIGGPAGVAAGAVIGATAGLGGDAVSGAVDEDFASEVTADLNPGTAGIILEVDEVSMAPIDAIVARFHGRVHRRVIE
- a CDS encoding amidohydrolase, with translation MNPDLILLNGRVATMTAAGDCTAFAVLGGRIVATGDDAAMRALAGPGTRIEDAEGRRVIPGIVDSHAHPDTYAVRRRNWLLVSPEEVRSRGALLDTIRRRCAELPPGRWAGFHRFNERASGGYPTRDELDAASGGRPVFILRTDAHMGLANRAAFAACAIPDDAPDPPFGRFDRGRDGAFTGLVQETAAHLFLDAINAQVGEADIAEGMETVQDECLAHGITSVANSLCPSVAIRAYQRMRREDRWRMRMGIIASGRERGLVEHLIGTGLQSGFGDATLRLVGVEWCPDCSTSGRTAAYWEPYIGTPNQGEPVPNTGMLLYDKDDLTARATAAHAAGLQVLIEGVGDRGIDFALDVMEAALAAHPRDDHRMRVEHCCHVTPPILARLKRGGFVDSSATGFMDELGEAYVANRGQAAMRHMWPHRSLIDAGVPAPGHSDFAVCRVNPFTALGAMVTRRTAGGADLDAREAVTPREALAAYTTLGAWCQREEAEKGALAPGMLADFAILDTDILECDPAAIRETRVLATFVGGEARHRAG
- a CDS encoding extracellular solute-binding protein codes for the protein MTQSFQQDCIELAWQQYRRGRVDRRTLLRGLAALGVGAGALAAGGAQAQAAKELVIVNWGGIANQGFGRFYGEPFAAANPGWKVATDSSGPSAGKIRSMVESGRVTWDLCDSSTSSSILLGGLNAVNKIDYSIVKKEDVLDPSFALEYGAAPYSFSSVLVYDSSKFPEAPTGWKDFWDLRKFPGTRLMRRDALTSLDAAAVSMGADPKTMYPLDAKAALKRAAELRRNCVYWNSGSESEQYMRTGEAVMGLIWHTRAKVLEEETKGKLKFIWNQGMLQAGIFVSPRGNPGGEMAQRLLASMLHNPEPQAGLLQFLGNGPTNPRAAAFVPAEFKRFNPTDPENAAKQFVMDGDWWGKNYQNLNQEFLDMVTG
- a CDS encoding ABC transporter ATP-binding protein, which codes for MSAALKAPPAAHALSLQRLTRRYGDFVAVQDVSLEVARGQFLTLLGPSGSGKTTILMMIAGFVEPTEGRIVLDGQDITGLPPEKRDFGMVFQGYALFPHMTVAENVAFPLLVRRLGRAERDAKVRAALDLVQLGRFAERRPSQLSGGQQQRVALARALVFDPALLLLDEPLSALDKKLRAELQDELKALHRRVGRTFINVTHDQEEALSLSDTIAILNHGHLVQQGAPGALYERPATRFVADFLGKSNFLTGTVEAAEAGTVALRVGGTRVLALGEARPGETALLSLRPEKIAVLPDGATEDNVVEGQVTSWSYLGAGFSLGVRTADLGELRVAVPSWRAPFAPSEGLPLRLGWSREAAIAVRDDSA
- a CDS encoding ABC transporter permease, with the translated sequence MHGYRPGWLNSSLAWLTAIYLILPVSIIIPVSLTDRRFLSLPHDGLSLQHYASLLESPMWRSAIGQSFAIAVASTVLAVAAGTLCAIGCWRLSRRSTELIRALMLLPLIIPSIVYAVGLYRTFAWVGLLDRFWGVVLAHGVTGIPYVIVTVSTALAAFDGRLEQASRGMGASLGQTLRWVILPRILPGIVSGAIFAFIHSWDELVIVLFIASRNVFTLPRKIWDGINENLDPAMAAVAVLLVAVTVLLLLADLALRRRREA
- a CDS encoding class II aldolase/adducin family protein translates to MPLPSPPRRPDPDRIPTERELREDLACAYRLIAHFGMTDMVYTHLSVRVPGPEGDSSHRFLVNPYGLLFEEITASSLVLVDAEGEPAQETSWPVNPAGFVIHSALHMGSERAQCVMHTHTLAGMTVAAQADGILPLNQMNMELHGRVAVHEYEGIAADDNLSERQRIVRDVGEKPCLILRNHGLLTTGRTVAEAFYWLWYLEQACRIQVSAQSTGAPLSLPPEEVVERTRAQSPDSPVKGWLVWQALKRKMDREQPEYRE
- a CDS encoding 2-hydroxyacid dehydrogenase translates to MILLVKSGGEALVPGWREDFQAADPRLDVRWWDDPEVAPEDVSYVMVWDPEPGRLRRFPNLRVVFSSAAGVDNIVRDPDWPSHLPLVRMGGAETEQRMGEFVAWSCLSLLRGARRFALAQAEARWSHFHPKRTARETRVGIMGMGNLGAAASRMLMALGFPVAGWSRGRKEVPGVESFAGAAELDAFLARTDLLVCLLPSTPETAGLLDAALFAKLPRGAQVVNVGRGSHLVVPDLLAALDSGQVEEALLDVFEEEPLPADSPLWRHPKVTVTPHVASLANRAERARYVAEAIAAHESGRPLPNLYDPSRGY
- a CDS encoding NAD(P)/FAD-dependent oxidoreductase, whose protein sequence is MSQAAASRHPLFAPGFQAKPWWWEAAEPPDRDTPLPDRAEVAIVGGGYAGLSAALTLARLGHRPVVLDAERIGWGASSRNGGMVSGGLKVASGALEKTHGREGARAIAGAAAASFPFIEDLIARESIDCDYVRCGRFVPAWTPRHYDALAAKVEFIAEVTGLPARMLPRGQQREALGSDHYRGGMIAEAGGSLHPGKYARGLAAAAERAGAVLVDGVRVKGIAAEGAGHRIETGQGALRADAVLVATNGYSLGPDGGSAMPWLARRMIPVGSYIIATEELPEATIERLFPGRRTISDTKRVLNYFRPSPDGRRVLWGGRASFGPTAPETAAPVLHRFMTEVFPELKDLRITHAWTGNVAFTFDFLPHVGVQDGIHYAAGCQGSGVAMASWLGHRAALRIAGADNEGFALADLPFPTLPTYDGRPWFLPAVGSWYRLRDRIDRIAA
- a CDS encoding ABC transporter permease, with the translated sequence MSRAATLPAEAAAPARGAGGTFGRDGGWWLLILPAFLLMTLLYVAPIAQVLVISVTEPQPGLANYERLLTSESVQRVIVTTLRIGLITTVLSLLLGYALAYKVTMSGPVARRWWLLAVLVPLWISVLVRAFAWVTLLRRQGLVNEGLMAMGVIDQPLALVWNELGIVIGMVHAMVPYAVLPMLASMGEVDRRVLAAARGLGATRTESFLRVFLPLSLPGVIAAGVLVFIFSLGFYITPALLGGGKTLMVAEWIKLQITDLIRWGLGAMMATVLVAAILTVLAVFSRVVDLRRLFGSGG